The Streptococcus equi subsp. equi nucleotide sequence TATTTCCAGTATTGGCTAGTAGGCTTTCGGTAACGGCATGGACGCCATAAACAATATCCTTGGTTTCATTGATTTCTTTAGCTTTCATGGTTTTTATTATACCACGAAAGCAATAAAATAGCTCTTGCTGCTCTTTTTATTTCCTGTGAACAGCTTTGATGACAAGAGCAAGTAAAGCAGCTGCTGTAATTGCAATTAGAGATGATAGCAGCCAAGGAAAGCCTTTTTGCTCTTTATCTTGGGCTGTGCTATCAGAAAGCATGCCCTTGCCTTTCTCAGCAGAGTCTATTGATTTGGCAGCTGATGGTGTGTTGCTTGAGCTTGCCTTTAGGACCTTATCAGATCGATGATTGGTTCTTGTCATATGATTGGCGCTAGCAGTCGCGCTAGGCACATTTTGGGGTTGCTCAGTGCTTGTCACCCTGCCGCTAGCAGCGGGTTTAGGCTGGTTATTAGCTGGTACTGGATTGCTGTTTTTCTGTTCTGTCTCTGGGGTATTTTTGGTTGGCTTTCCATCAAAATGAATAGGTGCTGAGCTACCACTAAAGGCCTTTTCTTTATCAGGAACACTCACTGATATACTATAATCACTAACCTTTAGGTTCGTAAGGTCAAACCATACTGAAAACCGGCTTTGACCAGCCTGCATGGTATAGGCTGTGCTATTAATCGCGTTGCCTTTGGCATCCTTTAGTAAAATAGTAGCCTCAGTGCTTTGGCTAACTGGCTGACTGGTAGCAATGTTAGCTTCAATAACGGGCTGATCTGAACGCATACGAGCACTGACATTGGCCTCAGCTGCTGCCTGTGCTTGAACTGCTATGGTTGGTTGATTGTCCTGTGCTGCTACTGCTGATACAAAGGCCTGTGAGCTTAACAGTAACATTGCTGAAATAACTAAGGCTACGTTTCTCATTGGTTTCATAGACATTCTCCTATCATTTTATTATGACTCTTTCATTATAAACTATTCGGAAAATTTTTCAATAGTTTTGTTACGTTTTTGTTACAAATATTTATTTTATGTTTCGTGTGTATCTATATTGTGACATAACTTTTAAACACAACATAAAAACACTCTCATGACTTTGAGCGATGGCAGATCGCTAGTGACACAGAGAATGTTTTAGATGATTCATCATTATGATTGAGGACTGTTCTCCACCTGCTTGATACACCACTGGATCAACAGTTCTAGCCGTTCTGTCTGACCTGTCATATCAAGGTAGCCCATAATAGCTTCAAAGCCTGTTGACATACGATAGGTTACTACATCAGCATTTTTAGCCTTGGTATGGCTGTTGGTATTGCGGCCTCGTTTGTAGATGTCTTTTTCTTTTTCGGTCAATAGTTGTGCTTCTAGCATGGCCTGAATCAGAGAAGCCTGTGCCTTTGCAGAAACATATTTTGTTGCAAGGTAGTGGAGCTTATTTGGCTTGGTCTGGCCTTGGAAAATCAGATGACGACGAATATAGTAAGAATAAACAGCATCACCAACAAAGGCAAGGGCAATGCCATTAATCAAATTGACATCAACTGAATTAGCCACGTATCCACCTCACACCTTCTTTTGTATCCAACAGCTTGATCCCCTGAGCTGCCAACTGATCCCGAATAGCATCTGCCCTTGCAAAATCTCGATTGGCACGTGCCTCCTGACGCTCAGCAATCAGCTGCTCAATCTCTGTGTCTAGGCTTTCTGCTTCAAAGACAATGCCAAAAACAGCTAGCATCTCTTCAAATGCTGATTTGACAGCCTCAGAATAGGCGCCGGAGTTAATCCATTTTGCCATGTCAAATAAGACTGTAATCCCATTTGCTGTATTAAAATCATCATTCATGGCTGCTTTGAAGGCAGTGATAAAGGCAGCAAGCTGGCTAGCATCTGCAGTGGCTACTGTGGGCTGCTGAAGCGTGTTTTTCAAGTATTTGAGGTTAACTCCAGCATCATGAATAGCTTTTTCAGTAAAATTAATCGGCTTACGATAATGCTGAGTAGCCAAGAAAAAGCGTAGCGTTTGCCCATCCACCGTCTTTAGCAGATCATGAACAGTCACAAAGTTGCCCAGTGACTTAGACATTTTTTCGTTGTCAACATTAACAAAGCCATTATGCATCCAGTAATTGGCAAAAGTTTTGCTAGTTTTTGCTTCTGATTGAGCAATTTCATTGGTATGGTGTGGGAATTCCAGGTCTGCGCCACCACCATGAATATCAATGGTATCTCCCAAAAGCTCGGTTGCCATTACAGAGCACTCGATATGCCAGCCAGGACGACCGGCGCTCCAAGGACTTGCCCAAGAAATCTCGCCTAGCTTTGCTGATTTCCATAGGGCAAAGTCCAAAGGATCTTCCTTGAGAGCAGTTTCGGTATCTGTACGACCACTAGCACCAGCCTCCAAATCAGCAATCGTTTTATTAGCCAGTCTGGCATAATTTGATGCCTTTGCCACGCGGAAATAAATATCACCTGCCGACTCATAGGCATAGCCTTTTTTGATTAAAGCAGCGATAAAGGCAATGATCTCGTCCATATAGTCCATGACGCGTGGATTTTTGGTGGCCGGCTTCACACCGAGTGCCTTGGTATCCTCCATAAAGGCAGCAATAAATCTGTCCGCCAATTCCTTGGGTGATACACCTGATTCCTTGGCTGCCTTGATAATCTTATCGTCTACATCTGTAAAATTTGAAATGTAATTGACTGTATAGCCTGCGTATTCAAAGTAGCGACGAATCGTATCAAAGGCCACAGCCGAACGTGCATTGCCAATGTGAATATAATTGTAAACCGTTGGCCCGCAGACATACATATTGACCACCTTATCAGTTATTGGTACAAACTCTCGCAGACTTCTGGTCATGGTATCATAGATTTTTATCATCACTTTTCCCTTTTGTTTTTATCCTTTTCTCCTAGACTGCGCAAGCTGTCAGCAACTGAGGTAAGCATAGGGCTCTAACTCTCCCGTTTTTTGGCTGACTGCCTCTAGAGAAAACTATTAATCCTGCCTTGAGGGCTTTTTCTCATGCACTCGAACAATTTGGGCTGGAATGCCAACGACCGTCACGCCAGCAGGTACATCAGTCAACACAACAGCTGCAGCTCCAACCTTAGCCGATTTCCCAATCTCGACAGGACCGATAATTTGAGCATGGGCAGAAATCAGTGCCCCCTCACGAACAGTAGGGTGCCGCTTCCCTCGATCTTTTCCAGTTCCACCAAGCGTCACTCCATGATAAAGCATGGCTCCTTTTTCAACAATGGCCGTCTCACCAATCACCAAGCCAGCCCCATGGTCAATGAAAACACCTGAAGCAATCCTAGCTCCTGGGTGGATTTCAATCTGTGTCCAAAATCGCCAAAACTGGCTATGCATTCGAGCCAGCAGCTTAAAGCCATGCTGCCACAAAAAATGTGACAGCCTGTGCGCTGCCAAGGCCTTTAATCCAGGGTAGGTTAGGATAACCTCTAGGGTGCTACGTGCAGCAGGATCTAGTTGCTTTACAATATCAATATTGTCCTTCCACCAGCCCATTTAAACTCCTTTTATGTGTCAATATCAGACCAATCAACAAGAATCTGCTGATCATCAAAGGGGTCAATAGCAACCCCAAAGGTCTCGTCTATGTCATTATTGCCATTTCTTGGCTGATAAATGTCTGCTATCTTCCATGTTAAGATAACACCACCTGATTTCCTAAAAAGGCCGCCAAACTCCTCTTGATTGTACCATTTAGCGAAGCTCTGAAGATTTGAAAAGGCAGGAACATAACGCTTCCCCTCTGGAGTTGACATGGTTGGAAAAAGCCTGTCATAGTAATGCTCCTCTTCCTTAGGGTAAACAAAGGCCGGCACCAGATAAAGCCTATCCAGGGTATCTGCTGCGCTATTGTCATCACTCATCAAGGTATTCAAAATCGTTGTGTAATTGTTCATAAACTGAATCATATCAGCAGACTTGAACACTGTAGAATTGCCAAAATCTCCCTTTTTCTTGAGATTAAAGCCTAGCCCAGCAGCACCTGCATGAACAGCCTCCTCCAAGACAGTAAGAGCAGAGCGCTCTACCCAATACTGAGCTTGTGCACTCTTTTGCTCCTCTTTAAAGGTCGCCATGTCGTCCTTATCTGTGAATACAGGAAAAATCCTTACCCCTTCAATCTCAATAGCATAGGGCTTTTTTGCTGCCCACACCGGATACTGGTGAAAAGCATTAACCAAGGCCACGCTATCTAAAAAATTATCAGGGGCATTGATAAAGGCTCTTAAACGAATATCTAGTTCATTTGTATTAGTCATGTTTGCCTTCTTTTTTTGCTTCTGATTTTTCTGGCTTTGGCGGGCGTGGCACCAAGGCTTTCATTGATGCGTCAATACGTCCCTTATCATCAACCTTAATAACCTTAACGTCAACCTCTTCACCGATTTCAAGAACATCTGAGACATTGGTAGTGCGGCTCCAAGCAATTTCAGAGATATGCACCAGCGCATCTGTCTTGTCAAAGAGGTTAACAAAGGCACCAAATTTTTCAATACGGACAACCTTAGCATGGTAGACCTCTCCTACCTTAGCCTCACGTACTAGGCTAGCAATGATTTCCTTAGCACGATTGATAGCGTCCTGATCACTTGAGTAGATTGAAACATTTCCTTCCTCATCAATGTCAATCTTAACACCTGTCTCAGCAATAATCTTATCAATGGTTTCGCCACCCTTACCAATAACCACCTTAATCTTATCAACATCAATCTTGATGGTATCAATCTTTGGTGCTGTTGGTGCCAATTCTGGACGAGGCTCAGCAATGGTTGCCTCAATCAAGTCAAGAATTTCAAAGCGAGCCTTTTTAGCCTGCGCCAAGGCTTCTTCTAGGATTTGAGGGGTGATACCTTCGATCTTGATATCCATTTGCAGTGCTGTAATCCCTTGGCGTGTCCCAGCAACCTTGAAGTCCATGTCGCCAAA carries:
- the cysS gene encoding cysteinyl-tRNA synthetase, with the translated sequence MIKIYDTMTRSLREFVPITDKVVNMYVCGPTVYNYIHIGNARSAVAFDTIRRYFEYAGYTVNYISNFTDVDDKIIKAAKESGVSPKELADRFIAAFMEDTKALGVKPATKNPRVMDYMDEIIAFIAALIKKGYAYESAGDIYFRVAKASNYARLANKTIADLEAGASGRTDTETALKEDPLDFALWKSAKLGEISWASPWSAGRPGWHIECSVMATELLGDTIDIHGGGADLEFPHHTNEIAQSEAKTSKTFANYWMHNGFVNVDNEKMSKSLGNFVTVHDLLKTVDGQTLRFFLATQHYRKPINFTEKAIHDAGVNLKYLKNTLQQPTVATADASQLAAFITAFKAAMNDDFNTANGITVLFDMAKWINSGAYSEAVKSAFEEMLAVFGIVFEAESLDTEIEQLIAERQEARANRDFARADAIRDQLAAQGIKLLDTKEGVRWIRG
- a CDS encoding membrane protein; this encodes MKPMRNVALVISAMLLLSSQAFVSAVAAQDNQPTIAVQAQAAAEANVSARMRSDQPVIEANIATSQPVSQSTEATILLKDAKGNAINSTAYTMQAGQSRFSVWFDLTNLKVSDYSISVSVPDKEKAFSGSSAPIHFDGKPTKNTPETEQKNSNPVPANNQPKPAASGRVTSTEQPQNVPSATASANHMTRTNHRSDKVLKASSSNTPSAAKSIDSAEKGKGMLSDSTAQDKEQKGFPWLLSSLIAITAAALLALVIKAVHRK
- the mrnC gene encoding membrane protein; the encoded protein is MANSVDVNLINGIALAFVGDAVYSYYIRRHLIFQGQTKPNKLHYLATKYVSAKAQASLIQAMLEAQLLTEKEKDIYKRGRNTNSHTKAKNADVVTYRMSTGFEAIMGYLDMTGQTERLELLIQWCIKQVENSPQS
- the cysE gene encoding serine acetyltransferase; amino-acid sequence: MGWWKDNIDIVKQLDPAARSTLEVILTYPGLKALAAHRLSHFLWQHGFKLLARMHSQFWRFWTQIEIHPGARIASGVFIDHGAGLVIGETAIVEKGAMLYHGVTLGGTGKDRGKRHPTVREGALISAHAQIIGPVEIGKSAKVGAAAVVLTDVPAGVTVVGIPAQIVRVHEKKPSRQD
- a CDS encoding polynucleotide phosphorylase/polyadenylase, giving the protein MTNTNELDIRLRAFINAPDNFLDSVALVNAFHQYPVWAAKKPYAIEIEGVRIFPVFTDKDDMATFKEEQKSAQAQYWVERSALTVLEEAVHAGAAGLGFNLKKKGDFGNSTVFKSADMIQFMNNYTTILNTLMSDDNSAADTLDRLYLVPAFVYPKEEEHYYDRLFPTMSTPEGKRYVPAFSNLQSFAKWYNQEEFGGLFRKSGGVILTWKIADIYQPRNGNNDIDETFGVAIDPFDDQQILVDWSDIDT